A single window of Mycoplasma bradburyae DNA harbors:
- a CDS encoding MSC_0882 family membrane protein: MDNNETKTLDLGVPSNHNKYGDGLAVPQAIQLDRQANNFYNNHYNSASLELSNYQDQAELSLERPQDRKIPKFYKKEIFFNSIELIFGILVLLFFGSGLTLLCLYIYFNSKSWHILWSLIPFAILAIFIGYRTISNYANIKSGLKHEHIFNKNQIAVNIKRAYKSLRILPINVNWLSAGIYITVIIAIVVTLVTAFAVNLITIANNTDSFTQEQIKEAKAFGYLYVLKPQANLDSWPLYSIIVNGSIGITTLVLQIYLIINSSVRARSIENYYGKMPIEEQDIQKAIESANKRNFKIFLVYLIVLGLIMLLAKKIISGSLGILNKKKVVSIG; the protein is encoded by the coding sequence ATGGACAATAATGAAACAAAAACACTGGATTTAGGTGTTCCTTCAAACCATAATAAATATGGTGATGGTTTAGCTGTACCTCAAGCAATTCAATTAGATCGACAGGCTAATAATTTTTATAATAATCATTACAATTCAGCTTCACTAGAATTATCTAATTATCAAGATCAAGCAGAATTATCTTTAGAAAGACCACAAGATAGAAAAATACCAAAGTTTTATAAAAAAGAAATATTTTTCAATTCAATTGAATTAATCTTCGGGATTTTGGTATTACTGTTTTTTGGATCAGGGCTAACGCTATTGTGTTTATACATTTACTTTAATAGTAAATCTTGACATATCTTGTGGTCGCTTATTCCGTTTGCAATTCTTGCGATATTTATTGGTTATCGAACAATAAGTAATTATGCTAATATTAAATCCGGATTAAAACACGAACATATTTTTAATAAAAACCAAATTGCTGTTAATATTAAAAGAGCTTATAAAAGCTTAAGAATCTTGCCGATTAATGTTAATTGATTGTCAGCTGGTATTTATATAACTGTGATAATAGCTATTGTAGTCACTTTAGTAACTGCTTTTGCTGTTAATTTAATTACGATCGCTAACAATACAGATAGTTTTACTCAAGAACAGATAAAAGAGGCTAAAGCGTTTGGTTATTTATATGTTTTAAAACCTCAAGCTAACTTGGATAGTTGACCACTTTATTCAATTATTGTTAATGGTTCAATTGGTATTACTACTTTAGTGTTACAAATTTACTTAATAATTAATAGTTCAGTTAGAGCTAGATCGATTGAAAATTATTATGGCAAAATGCCAATCGAAGAACAAGATATTCAAAAAGCGATTGAATCTGCTAATAAACGTAATTTTAAAATATTTTTGGTATATCTAATAGTATTAGGTTTAATAATGCTTTTAGCAAAAAAAATTATTTCAGGTTCATTGGGTATTTTAAATAAAAAGAAAGTTGTCTCAATTGGATAA